In the Engystomops pustulosus chromosome 2, aEngPut4.maternal, whole genome shotgun sequence genome, one interval contains:
- the LOC140116984 gene encoding olfactory receptor 51E1-like: MENITFSSSVLMLNFGELTSIKYLYCVFVLFGYILIVLLNGVVVITVVQHKSLHEPMYIFISVLCVNGVYGSSAFYPSLLIHLLQKKPSIFYFACLTQVFCLHSYCAYEMTILASMAYDRYVSICNPLRYNRIMTPSTVVKVVIGAWLYPTPLLVILIILTVELPLCDNNILKFYCDNWSVVKLSCIDTSVNNIYGLLLVVVILGSTAMLIFYSYFRILIVCMRSSKNVREKALQTCTPHLITIANFLVDTLFEILLHRFTATRMPEEIRIIMSLQFVVVPPILNPFIYGLKMKKIKSKVKELLSGKSKKETVMIVVR, encoded by the coding sequence ATGGAAAATATCACTTTCTCGTCTTCCGTGCTGATGCTGAACTTTGGGGAGTTGACCTCAATAAAATATCTCTATTGCGTCTTTGTTTTGTTTGGCTACATCCTGATTGTGCTGCTCAATGGGGTGGTGGTCATTACAGTGGTCCAGCACAAGAGCCTTCACGAACCCATGTACATCTTCATATCAGTTCTGTGTGTCAATGGAGTCTATGGAAGCAGCGCCTTCTACCCCAGTCTTCTAATACATCTACTTCAGAAGAAACCTTCCATTTTCTACTTTGCCTGCTTGACCCAGGTCTTCTGCCTCCACTCATACTGTGCATATGAGATGACGATTTTGGCCTCCATGGCCTATGACCGCTATGTCAGTATTTGCAACCCTTTGAGGTACAACAGGATAATGACGCCATCCACAGTAGTTAAAGTAGTTATTGGAGCCTGGTTATATCCTACACCGTTGTTGGTTATCCTTATCATACTCACGGTTGAACTTCCACTATGTGACAATAATATCCTGAAGTTTTATTGTGACAACTGGTCGGTGGTGAAACTCTCCTGCATAGACACAAGCGTTAACAATATCTATGGACTCTTGCTTGTGGTGGTTATACTCGGATCAACAGCTATGCTTATATTTTATTCCTATTTCAGGATACTAATAGTCTGTATGAGATCCTCCAAGAATGTGCGGGAGAAAGCTCTCCAGACCTGCACTCCACATCTCATCACCATTGCTAACTTCCTCGTTGACACACTCTTCGAGATCCTCCTCCATCGCTTTACAGCTACCAGAATGCCGGAGGAGATTAGAATTATAATGTCTCTGCAGTTTGTGGTGGTTCCTCCCATTCTGAATCCTTTCATCTATGGTCTGAAGATGAAGAAGATAAAGTCTAAAGTAAAGGAACTTTTATCTGGAAAATCAAAGAAAGAAACTGTTATGATTGTAGTGCGAtaa